One window of Anaerolineales bacterium genomic DNA carries:
- a CDS encoding roadblock/LC7 domain-containing protein, translated as MVDRLRELQASSPDIEASAIVSVDGLSIASALPQGVEEDRVSAMSAAMLSLGERIAGELGRGSLEQVYIKGLKGYVVLISVGEEAVLTALVREQARLGLIFLDMRRAAEDLAKLI; from the coding sequence ATGGTAGACCGCCTGAGGGAATTGCAGGCGTCCTCGCCGGATATCGAAGCCTCGGCTATCGTCAGCGTGGATGGTTTGAGCATTGCTTCCGCTTTGCCGCAGGGCGTGGAGGAAGATCGTGTCTCCGCAATGTCGGCGGCCATGTTGTCGTTGGGTGAACGAATTGCCGGCGAATTGGGGCGCGGCTCTCTCGAGCAGGTTTATATCAAGGGGCTGAAGGGCTATGTCGTTCTTATCTCCGTGGGGGAGGAAGCGGTTCTAACCGCCCTGGTTCGTGAACAGGCCAGGCTTGGCCTGATCTTCCTGGATATGCGTCGCGCCGCCGAAGATCTGGCGAAGTTAATTTAA